In a single window of the Nicotiana tomentosiformis chromosome 10, ASM39032v3, whole genome shotgun sequence genome:
- the LOC138900452 gene encoding uncharacterized protein, producing MANGIENPINNRNNKNEPNNRGVVPLVPEITLYDWAQPTADNLAIVIAVPQIQAESFQITNNMLHLLQNKGLFSGSHIEDPQQPLKNFLSICLTQRQPNMTPDAINLLLFPFSLTGEAQTWLNSLPINSITTWEELVKQFLNKFYPSNKTAQQIDDILSYRQRPKESLQEMWERFKGMLVKCPHHGIPDQMLGQRFYIGLADNLKANIDASASGAFLSKTFAECKILLDKMAQKSGCMTRASTITPVVHSVALDPNNSIVKNMANLMTQMSILTKKIDESGQKQQVHIVDTTNGGLCTPCINQPYVCSWSAEGDNQQYQEDINYVANYGGQRQGGQNWGQHNQQYRPAQQQYNNKNNPGAMRPLGQVAPYQRKQGYIQQNQ from the coding sequence ATGGCGAATGGAATAGAAAATCCAATCAACAACAGAAACAATAAGAATGAACCAAACAATCGGGGTGTGGTGCCTCTTGTACCAGAAATAACattatatgattgggcacaacccaccgccGATAATCTAGCAATCgtaattgcagtccctcagatacaagcagaatcattccaaatcacaaacaacatgctacatttgttgcagaacaagggactgttctcagggTCACATATTGAAGATCCTCAACAGCCCCTGAAGAATTTTCTGTCAATATGTTTAACGCAAAGGCAACCTAACATGACACCGGACGCAATAAATCTTTTGTTGTTCCCATTCTCGCTGAcaggagaagctcagacttggcttaattcactccccataaattccatcactacttgggaggaattagtcaagcaatttttgaacaaattctaccCATCAAATAAAACTGCCCAACAGATTGATGATATATTAAGTTACAGGCAGAGACCAAAAGAATCACTACAAGAaatgtgggagaggttcaagggcatgttggttaagtgtccacatcatggtattccagatcagatgttggggcaaAGATTCTACATAGGACTGGCTGACAACTTAAAGGCCAATATTGATGCTTCAGCAAGTGGAGCATTTCTGAGTAAAACGTTCGcagaatgcaagatcctacttgataagATGGCACAAAAATCAGGATGCATGACAAGAGCCTCTACGATCACTCCGGTAGTTCACTCAgtggctttggacccaaacaactccatagtTAAGAATATGGCCAATCtaatgacacaaatgagtatccttaccaaaaagattgatgaatcaggccagaagcagcaggttcatatagttgacacaactaatgggggcttatgtacaccatgcattaaccaaccatatgtttGCTCGTGGAGTGCAGAAGGTGACAACCAGCAATATCAGGAAGATATAAATTATGTAGCCAACTATGGgggacagaggcaaggtggtcagaattggggtcaacataatcaacaatatagaccagcgCAACAGCAGTACAATAACAAAAACAATCCCGGAGCTATGCGACCACTGGGTCAAGTTGCGCCTTACCAAAGGAAACAAGGCTACATCCAGCAAAATCAATGA
- the LOC138900451 gene encoding uncharacterized protein, which yields MRPDDWFTKLEGMLDSNNRILQQLIGSTGKMQQRISMALNNRPQGTLPADTQVNPKEQGPKQLMVVSLRNGRDLDLEQEIAHESRPTETLVPLPNEIDDSTWLTKVTVQHAPAETSKEKEVAKEIESEQEKAVETVPEQVNIPLIDALKEMPGYVKMMKDLRSRNYVFAKALCDLWASINLMPLAIYKKVGKFVLPADFVILDCRVDEEILIILGRPFLSTRRSLIDCETGELKMRLNNEEITFNV from the exons atGAGACCGGATGATTGGTTTACTAAACTTGAGGGAATGCTGGACAGCAACAACAGAATACTGCAACAATTGATTGGGTCCACGGGAAAAATGCAACAAAGG ATTTCTATGGCCCTAAACAATCGTccccaagggacgttacctgcagatacacaagtcaatccaaaagaacAGGGCCCGAAACAGCTTATGGTAGTGAGTctacgaaatggtagagacctagatctggaGCAAGAGATAGCTCATGAAAGCCGGCCTACTGAAACACTTGTGCCATTACCCAATGAGATAGATGACTCAACATGGTTAACAAAGGTGACAGTACAACATGCGCCAGCTgaaacaagcaaagaaaaagaagtcGCGAAGGAAATTGAGTCAGAGCAAGAGAAGGCAGTAGAAACAGTGCCAGAGCAG GTAAACATTCCATTGATTGACGCCTTAAAGGAAATGCCTGGTTATgtaaaaatgatgaaggacttgaggTCTC gGAACTATGTGTTTGCTAAGGCACTTTGTGATTTGtgggcaagcataaacttgatgcccttggctatctacaaaaag GTGGGAAAGTTTGTTCtcccagcagattttgtcattctagattgccgggttgacgaggagattctcataattttgggaaggccattcttgTCCACTAGGAGATCcctaattgattgtgaaactgggGAGCTAAAGATGAGACTGAACAATGAAGAGATAACGTTTAATGTGTAG
- the LOC138900450 gene encoding uncharacterized protein: MDGENLAEWVLALEGRGYWKRELEFEPLHLEERKTPTAKPSIEDPPQLELKPLPSHLKYAFFGPKSTLPVIISSILLDVQTEQLLQVLMECKIAIGWTITDIKGISPIFCMHKILLEDGNKPSREHKRRLNPNMKEVVKKEVIKWLDAGIIFPISDSNWDHSFVFFDDCKLAFEELKRRLVTAPIIVAPNWEQPFEIMCYASDYAIGAVLGQRKNKLVHPIYYASRTLSALRYLIAKKESKPHLIRWVLLLQEFDLEIRDRKREENQVADHLSRLEGAEKKVEVEDITKTFPDEQLLAVTLEEAPWYVDIANYLASGIVPYDLSSAKEKVLS, translated from the exons ATGGATGGTGAAAACTTGGCAGAGTGGGTTTTGGCCCTTGAAGGGCgagggtactggaaaagagagctcgaattcgagcccttacacttagaagaaagaaaaacacctacagctaagccatcaattgaagatcCACCACAGTTGGAACTAAAACCGTTACCGTCTCACCTCAAGTATGCTTTCTTTGGACCTAaatccactttacctgttattatctcatccatTTTGTTAGATGTGCAGACAGAACAACTTTTACAGGTGTTAATGGAATGCAAGATTGCAATTGGCTGGACCATTACAGATATTAAGGGGATCAGCCCGAtattttgtatgcataagattctattGGAAGATGGGAACAAACCTTCTAGAGAACATAAAAGAAGGCTAAACCctaacatgaaagaagtggtaaagaaagaagtgatcaagtggttagatgcgggaatcatcttcccaatctctgacagtaactgg gatcaTTCTTTTGTGTTTTTTGATGACTGCAAGTTAGCATTTGAGGAGTTGAAGAGGagactggtgactgcaccaatcatcgttgcacccaactgggagcaaccatttgagATAATGTGTTATGCAAGTgactatgctataggagcagtcctGGGGCAGCGGAAGAACAAACTggtgcacccaatttactatgcaagcagaacgctaagcg cacttaggtacctgatagcaaagaaggagtcaaagccacacttgatccgttgggttcttttgctacaagaatttgatttggagatccgcgaTAGAAAAAGGGAAgagaaccaagtggcagaccacctttCAAGGTTGGAGGGAGCTGAAAAGAAAGTCGAGGTAGAAGATATAACTAAGACATTCCCAGATGAACAATTGCTAGCAGTGACATTGGAGGAAGCGCCATGGTATGtagacattgcaaactacctggcaagcggtattgtcCCCTATGATCTTTCCTctgcaaaagaaaaagttctttcgtga